GATGCGCTCCTCGAGCCCGCCGCGCGCATCCGTGATCGCCTTCAGCTTGGGCACCAGCTCGTTGATCGCGATCTCGGAATCGTTGATGAAGACCTTGCCCTTGATGTCGACCGACATCTGGATCGGCTTCTGGTCGTTGTTTTCGAGGCTCTTGGCCTGGGTCTGCGGCAGGTCGAGCGGCACGCCGACCGTCAGCATCGGCGCCGACACCATGAAGATGATGAGCAGCACCAGCATCACGTCGACCATCGGCGTGACGTTGATCTCGGCAACGACGGGCTTGCGCCGGCCTCGGCGCCCGCCGCCTCCGGACGAACTCGCAACGTTCATCGCCATGATCGAGTGCCCAAATTGCCCTTCACACTATACATGCCGGCCGTCAGCCCCGCTCGTCGATCTGGCGCGACAGGATGGCTGAAAATTCATCGGCGAAGCCTTCGAGCCGCTGGGCCTGCCGGTTCACCTCGGAGGTGAACTTATTGTAGAAAATAGTGGCAGGAATGGCGGCGATAAGGCCGACGGCAGTCGCAAACAGGGCCTCCGCGATACCAGGCGCCACCACCGCCAGAGAGGTATTTTTCGACGCCGCGATCGACTGGAAGCTCGACATGATGCCCCAGACCGTGCCGAACAGGCCGACGAAGGGCCCCGCAGAGCCGACGGTGGCGAGCACCAGCAGGCGGCGCTCCAGCCGCTCGACCTCGCGCGCGATCGAGACGTTCATGACCTTGTCGATGCGCATCTGGAGACCCGCGACCGAGCGGGCTTGGCTCTCGAATGACCGCTTCCACTCGCGCATCGCGGCGACGAAACAGGCCGCCATGGAGTGCGTCGGCTTGGCCGAAAGCGTGCGATAGAGCTCCTCGATCGATTCACCGGACCAGAATGCCTGCTCGAAACGGTCCATCGAGCGGCGGGTGCGGGCGAACAGGAAAATCTTGTCGATGGCGATCGCCCAGACCCAGACGGAGCAAGCCAGGAGCCCCAGCATCACCGCTTTCACGATCCAGTGAGCCTGCCAGAACAGCGCAATCAGCGACACGTCGGCGGAGGCAGCAACCGGAAGGGCTGACTGAGCCAATTCGGCCGGA
The nucleotide sequence above comes from Bradyrhizobium sp. NDS-1. Encoded proteins:
- the tolR gene encoding protein TolR; the encoded protein is MAMNVASSSGGGGRRGRRKPVVAEINVTPMVDVMLVLLIIFMVSAPMLTVGVPLDLPQTQAKSLENNDQKPIQMSVDIKGKVFINDSEIAINELVPKLKAITDARGGLEERIYLRADKKADYGTVARVMGLLSGAGFKKLALVTEADQG
- the tolQ gene encoding protein TolQ, translated to MNPAELAQSALPVAASADVSLIALFWQAHWIVKAVMLGLLACSVWVWAIAIDKIFLFARTRRSMDRFEQAFWSGESIEELYRTLSAKPTHSMAACFVAAMREWKRSFESQARSVAGLQMRIDKVMNVSIAREVERLERRLLVLATVGSAGPFVGLFGTVWGIMSSFQSIAASKNTSLAVVAPGIAEALFATAVGLIAAIPATIFYNKFTSEVNRQAQRLEGFADEFSAILSRQIDERG